From the Lacipirellulaceae bacterium genome, the window CAGGCTGTCGCGGATTACGATAGGGACGAGGTAAAGCTCGGTGGTGAGCGTGGGGGCGAGATTCTCGAAGGGTTCGACCTGGGGAACTCTCCCCATGAATACACCGCCGGCGAGGTCTTCGGCCAGACGATCCTCTTCACAACCACCAATGGAACGCGGGCACTGCTGCACGCACGCCTAGCTCAGCGAACCGTGATCGGTGCCGCCGTGAATCGGCAATCGGTCACTGAAGCAATCGCCGACGAAGGGGACATCCACATTCTCTGTGCTGGCACGGCAGGGGTTGTCACGCGGGAAGACATCCTCGCAGCCGGGGCGATCGCCGCTGAGCTTTTGGCTTCCGGAGCAAGAACGACCAACGAGTGGGCCGAAGCGGCTGTCCGCGAGTGGCAGGAGTTGGTCAACACAGCCCGCGTGCTGGGACGGAGCGTCAGCGAACAATTCGCCGAGGAACTAAAAACCACCCCCGGTGGTAAGAACCTGCTGGCCATCGGCCAAGACGAGGATTTGCCCCTCTGTGCACAGCTCGACGTGCTGGACGTCGTGCCGGAGTTGAACCAGCCCGATTCTGATGGTAGTGGGGGACTCATTGTCTTGCGGTAGAGAATCTAAAGTTCGCTCGCTAAACTATGTGGCTCTACGAATACGAATCTCGATCTCTCGCTAAGGCGCGAAGTCGCCAAGTGAGACAATCACACTCCTTAGCGTCTTCGCGCCTTTGCGGGAGACCTATCGTTCAAGAGTCTTATGATGGAAATGGAAAAACTCGTCTCACTCTGCAAACGCCGCGGCTTTATGTTTCAGTCGAGCGAAATCTACGGCGGCATCAACGGCTTCTGGGACTACGGGCCGTTGGGCGTTGAGTTGAAGCGAAACATCAAGAACGCTTGGTGGCACGACATGGTCGCTGCCCATGACGAGCTCGCCACGCACGAAGGTGCCCCCAGCACATATGAAATGACCGGCCTCGACTGCACGATTATCATGCACCCGCAGGTCTGGAAATGCTCTGGCCATCACGACCTGTTCAGCGACATGATGGTTGATTGCAAGGAGACCAAGGGCCGTTATCGCTACGATCAACTCCGTGGTCGCTGGGTGACAGCCAAAGAGCAAAAGGTATTCGTCACGACCAAGGCTGAGGCCGAGGAAGAGGGCGAAGACCTCCAGCGTCGGGCGCTCAAGTTTTTCAATCTTCGCGGCAAAGATGCCGACCAACTAGCTTGGGAGGGAGAAACCGTTTCGCTGGAAACCATCAGCGACTTCGAGAACGTGCTTGCCCCCGAAGCGAAAGCCGTCGGCACGTTCACTGAACCACGCGAATTCAACCTGATGTTCAAAACCATCGTCGGTGCGATGGGAACCGAAGCAGACACGGCCTTCCTTCGCCCCGAAACGGCGCAGGGCATTTTCGTCAACTTCAAGAACGTCGTCGACAGCACACGTGTGAAGATTCCCTTTGGCATCGCCCAGGTCGGGAAGAGCTTCCGCAACGAGATCACGCCGCGGAACTTTACGTTCCGCTCGCGCGAGTTCGAGCAGATGGAGATCGAGTTCTTCTGTCATCCCGAGACGTCGCGCAAGTGGTACGAGTATTGGCGCGATCGGCGAATGAAATGGTACAAGGACTTGGGCCTCGCCGGCGAGCGGCTCCAACTGCGGGATCACGATCCCGATGAGCTGAGCCACTACAGCACCGGCACGGCAGACATTGAGTATGCGTTCCCGTTCTTGCCTGAGGGAGAATTTGGGGAGTTGGAAGGAATCGCCCACCGGGGGGACTTCGATCTGCGCAGCCACATGGAAGGGAAGCTCGACCCGAACACTTGCCCGCTTGAAGTCGAGAAGGGTGAGGATGGCAAGCCAAAGTATCGCGGCAGCGGCAAGGACCTGACCTATCGCGATCCGGAAACGAACGAGAAGTTCCTGCCGCACGTGATCGAACCGTCCGCTGGCGCTGATCGGGCGACCCTCGCGTTCCTATGCGAAGCGTACCAGGAAGACGAGCAACCCGACGACAAAGGAAAAATGCAAACCCGCACAGTCATGAAACTGCACCCACGGATCGCTCCGATCAAGGCGGCGGTCTTCCCGCTGGTGAAGAAGGAAGGCATGCCAGAAATCGCACGGGATGTTTATCGGGCCCTCAAAGCGAAGTTCCCCGCCACTTACGACGAAAAAGGGGCCGTGGGACGCCGCTATCGCCGCCAAGACGAAGCAGGCACGCCTTACTGCATCACGATCGACGGCGACACGCTCACCGACAAGACCGTGACGATTCGCGACCGCGACTCTTTAGAACAGTGGCGGGTGAAGCTCGATGATGTCGTTGAAGAAATCGCCGGGCGGGTTTCGTAGTATTTTGTGTCATTCCGACAGGTGTCTCAGCACCGGAGGAATCTGGCTTGCACTCTGGTTGAGTCAACTTGGCTTCAAACCGGATTCCTCGGTCGCTGGAAGCTCGGTCGGAATGACACTGTGGTTAGCTTACTAAGCCACACGGCGATAGTACGCACTGTCATACCCAGGACGTTGCTCCGTCGCGAACTGCAACGCGTCGAGTTGCCGATCAACACCGGCGAGCTGCCGGTTCAGTTGCCGGCTGTTCCGCCAGAGCCGACTGGCCATCCAGGCGAGCCCAACAATCAGGCCTCCCTCACCAGTCAGTGTCATGGCCAGCGCCTGATTCCACAGCCCCGGCTGTGTTGCAATCGTGCTGTAGATCAAAGCCACCAAGCCAACTGCTAAGGTCAGACCGCTAACCGCCAACAACGTGCTGAGCCACCAACCCGTTGGCGTCCGGTGCTGGGCGTAGGTGGCCAGGGGTTGAGCTTGTTTCGGCGGCGTCGAACGTCGGATCTCAAGCGGCTGACGAACGAGATCGAGCGCGGGGCTCAACTCCTCCGCGGCCACGGGAGACGTGGCCGACAGACGGCGACCAAGTTGCGCTAGTTCCGCCTGCACTTGCTTGCTATCGAAGACTTCGCGCAAAGGGACAATCTTCGGGGCGTCGAGTTCGGTGAGCTCGATTCCCGCATCCTCAAGTGAATCGCTCCCGCGCTTTTGACGCAGAGCGTCTGTCAGGACGAACTCGCAACGTGGACAGACTAAAGGGCCCGAGACCTGAGAAGCAATCGCGGGAACTTCTTGCTGGCAATGACGACACCACATACGCGAACAGCTCATGAGACGAAGAGAAAAGAACGCCAGAACGGTGCGTCCTCGTCTTGAGCGTATCGTCCACCAGCGGCGACAAACTTTAGCGATTCGGTGGAGTTTGCCGGGCAAGGTCGTAGGGTATCGCCGAGGAACGAGGCATACCGAACCCTCGCGCATGGTGTGCCTCGTACCTCGGCAATACCCTACGATGAAAGCAAAATCAGCGCTGAATCGTCACGCGAGAGCCGACCGAGAGAATGTCATACAGATCATTCACGTCAGGTTGCTTGAGCTTAATCGTCCGCGAGACGGGCTCACCGGCGACTTGGCTCGTTCCGGTCGCGGCACGTAGCACGGCAACCTGGCCGCCAACGGCTGACGGGTTGGAGAGCACGATGCTGCGTGACTCGCCTGATTCCCCTGGGCTTGCCGAGTACAGGCCGCCAGTTGGGGTGATCGGCTTCTGATCAACGAGCCAATTGCCATCCTCAACGGTCAAGCTCGGATCGACTTCGATCGCGAAGCGGCCCGCGTAGCGACGACCCAACATGAGGGTCAACTCGCGCGAGCTGATATCGATTTTCGCATTGAAAGGACCGGGAATCACTTTCAACTCTTGCCCGGTTTGCAAAGCGGCTGGCGAAGCCAAGCCGTTGATCTTCGCCAGCAACTGCCACGGCACGTCGTACTTGGCGGCGATCTGTTGGAGCGTCTCGCCAGCTTGCACGAGGTAAGGGGCTTCGAGGCGTGGCTCGCTGGAATAAATCACCGTCCCGGCAAGTTGCGACAGCAACTGGTTCACTTCGGCCGTTTCCTCGGGTGTGAGCGAAGGATCACCGTACCAGTCGGAGAGCAGCAAGAGGGCTTGCGACAACTCGCCACGATCCAAGGCGGCTTGGACGGCGGTACGTGTGGCACCGAACAGCGAAGTCTGTGGCGTCGGCGTCGTGGAAGGGGCTGGCTCGGTCGAAACAACGTTATTGCTAGGAGCCGGTTCGACCAAAGGAACTTCAGGATCGATACCGAGCGGCTTTTCTTCCTCTTGAATGATGATGCTTGGGGTCACCGTCATGACGGGTTCAGCCTGCTCTCCGCCAGTCATCGGCGAGTCAGCCATTTCCGTGGCGTCGCTTTCGACGCTAGGGACGGCAGGCATTGCAGGCAGCTCATTGGAACCCACGCTTGCGGAGGCATCCGCGGGTGGCGTCCAAGCGGGAGGTGCTTCGCTAGCCGCACCGGGATTGAAAGCCGGCGGAGGACCAGCAGGCGTTGTCGCACTAAAGGCAGGCGGACCCGCACCATCATTCATAGCGAAAGATCCCGCGGTCGACCCCGTCGCGAAAGCGTCGGCTCCCGGATCGTCGAGTTCCAGACCGGCTTCGATCTCAAAAGTCCCAACGCCCTCAGGAATAACCGGCTCAGTCTCGTTGATCTTGAGATACAAAAAGACGCCAACACAAACCAAGATGGTGATCGTCGCTAGGGGTCGAATAGAACTCACGGCTCGCATCTCCTGATGAGCATAATGTGTGACTCTTGGACCTGGGGCCCGGTTGCTATTGCGGCAGATCGTAGGAAAAGCGAGCGGGGGACGCTATGGCAGTTGTGCGGAAGTGGGAAGTGGGCAGTGGGCAGTGGGCAGTGGGCAGTGGGCAGTGGGCAGTTTGGATTCTGGTCGTCAGATTTGTTGCGCAAGGGGACAGCTTGAGAACTAGCAAATTTTCCGCAGAAGACCTTGGACTGCCCCCTGCCGACTGCCCACTTGTTTCCTGCTAAACTAAACAACTATGACCGACACTCCTAAAACTTCTTCGCTTCGCAAACGAATGGTTTACGTTCTACCGATCGCTGTGCTAGCGTTGCTAGCAACTGTCGCGGCCCAAATTGACGATTGGAGTCGTGATCTGACAACAAACTTCGCAGAGACTTCGGTCGCAGCAGAAGATCCACTGGATCGCCCACTTGCTGTCGTAGCAGAAGTCGAAGAGATCGAGCAAGCCATCCGCACATTCGTTGAAAATCAGCCTCGTTGGGAACTCAAGGGTTCGGATTCTTTGCCAAGTATTCGCTCGATTTTTCTGACGCGAAAAACCAAGTGGCTGAAGTTTACCGACGATGTGCAAGTCGACATTCACTACTCGCAAGAGCCAATACTCGTTGAAATCAGCAGCCAATCACGCGTTGGTAAAGGGGATTTAGGGCAGAATCCGCGGAATATTCGGGAGTTAAATCGAGCGTTGCGTGAGCAGCTTGATGTTGCGAAGTAATTTTTTGCTCGCGACGACAACTTGCGAGCACTTCTCCGGCAAGCTGTTAGCTTGCGGCTGCCTAGTCTGGAAAAAACGTTCGTGCCAATCCGCGCGATCCGTGACCAAAAATTTTGCCGCTATTAGTTCTCGCGCAAACCCTATGCGAACAAGCTTGTCAAGCAAAAATTTTTTGAGAGAAGTGTTTGTCAAGTTCACTTCCTGAAGAAACAGCCTTTGTCGTTGTTCGCCTTGCTAACTATAATGGAGACATCAGGCGGCTTACCTGAGGCACCATCTGACGAACTCAACTTGTCTTGTGTTCGTCAGGAAACGATAAAACCAAGCCCGCTTGGTGAAAGAAGGTTCGCGATGATTACCGTACGCCCCAAAGTGGCTGAGCTTAGCTACCAACTTCTTGGGCGGACGGTCCATCCTGAGCTTTTCCAGATTCATCAGTATCGTTCTGTGGAACGCAATGGCTATCAGGCGAAGGTCTGGATCACCAGCAGTGGCCACGTCGTCACCTGGCACTACGGCGACCTTGTCCTCACGGAGGTCGTTGGCTCAGCGGCTCAAGAAATGCCGGAACGTCGTCGCCTGAAGACCTACAAGATCGAAGGCGACCGCGTCGAAACTTTCCAGGCCACCGGCGGCATCACGCATGAGACGCGTTTCTCGTTAGAGCCTTCCGATCCCGGTCGATTTGCCGCCTATCAGAAAGAGTTAACTCTTCAAGCGACCCGCGCCGGCATGCTTCAGCGATTTGATGCGAGTGGACGCTTTGAAGACGGTGCCCTTAGCTACGTGAATGTCGATTCGCGAGACAAAGTCTTCCGCGTGCAGGCGTTTCACACGTTCCCTGCCGACTACGCGATGCTCAAAGTGCAATCGTGGTATCGGTTGCCGTAATAGCTGTCGGGTATGCCGAGGAACGAGGCATACCTCATATGAAGTCAAAGTGTCGAAAGGTCGAAGAGTCGAAGGGGAGCAATTTGGGTTTCTCTTCGACCGTTTGACCCTTCGACTATTCGACCGATTTCTTGGTATGCCTCGTGCCTCGGCGATACCCTACAAGCTCTTCAGAAACTGCTGCAGCGCTTCATTCACCGCTTCGGCATTCTCAAGCGTCGTCATGTGTCCGGCTTCGGGGATCTCCACGTATTCCGCGTTCGGTAACGCCTCAGCAATACCTCGCATTTCTTCGGGAGGGCTGATCGCGTCGTTCTCGCCACAGAGCACAAGTGCAGGGCAAGCTATGTCTTTGAGCTGATCGGTCACGTCCGGTCGCTCCGCCATGCCAAGCTGAGAAGCTGAGACCGCTAGTGGATTTTGGCGAAGGATCATCTCACGTACATCGTCACTGACCTTCGCTTCCTGTTTAGCAGCCGAGAGCAGCATCGAAAGCATTCCTGTGGCCTCTGAAGTGTCTTCAGCCGACTGCATCAGACGGGCCATCTTTTGACGTTTCTCGCGGGCTTCGTTGGAATCAGCGATCGCCCGTGTGTCGCAGGCAATGAGAGCCTTCAGACGCTCCGGGTAGTTCAGTGCGAATTGCCAGCCGACGTAGCCGCCCATTGAGAACCCCGCCAGGACGACCGGCTCGGTGACGCCTAGCTCGTCGAGCAAAGCAAGCACATCGTCAGTGTACTGACGCATCGACACGCCGGAAGTTGCATCACTGTCAGCGAGCGTCGACCGATTCTCTGGTGTCTGGCCATACCCTCGCAAGTTCGGAGCGATCACCTGATAGTCAGCCGCTAGCGCGTCGATCTGCGGTCGCCACATCTCCAGATCAAGCGGAAAGCCGTGCAGTAGAACGACTGGTGTGCCATCGCCTTGGACTTCGTAAGTGAGCGTAATATTATTGATTGTTGATCGCTGAATGTTAGTCATCTGGCTATCGTTGCTCCAAAGAAGGGCTGCGATTCTTGGTGCGCTGCTCGCGAATTCTTTCGGCTCTCTCCCTGGCCTCTTTCGACTTGGAATCCCTGGACTTTTCGGCCCTTTCGATCTTGTCTTCGCGAGGTATTGATGGTGAGGGAGCTGCAGGCTTCTTTCCA encodes:
- a CDS encoding 2-phosphosulfolactate phosphatase, which translates into the protein MKTLSIHYLPQFVAEADLAGSTVVVVDLLRASTTICYALANGATAVRPFLEVAGVAQAVADYDRDEVKLGGERGGEILEGFDLGNSPHEYTAGEVFGQTILFTTTNGTRALLHARLAQRTVIGAAVNRQSVTEAIADEGDIHILCAGTAGVVTREDILAAGAIAAELLASGARTTNEWAEAAVREWQELVNTARVLGRSVSEQFAEELKTTPGGKNLLAIGQDEDLPLCAQLDVLDVVPELNQPDSDGSGGLIVLR
- a CDS encoding alpha/beta hydrolase translates to MTNIQRSTINNITLTYEVQGDGTPVVLLHGFPLDLEMWRPQIDALAADYQVIAPNLRGYGQTPENRSTLADSDATSGVSMRQYTDDVLALLDELGVTEPVVLAGFSMGGYVGWQFALNYPERLKALIACDTRAIADSNEAREKRQKMARLMQSAEDTSEATGMLSMLLSAAKQEAKVSDDVREMILRQNPLAVSASQLGMAERPDVTDQLKDIACPALVLCGENDAISPPEEMRGIAEALPNAEYVEIPEAGHMTTLENAEAVNEALQQFLKSL
- a CDS encoding glycine--tRNA ligase; protein product: MEKLVSLCKRRGFMFQSSEIYGGINGFWDYGPLGVELKRNIKNAWWHDMVAAHDELATHEGAPSTYEMTGLDCTIIMHPQVWKCSGHHDLFSDMMVDCKETKGRYRYDQLRGRWVTAKEQKVFVTTKAEAEEEGEDLQRRALKFFNLRGKDADQLAWEGETVSLETISDFENVLAPEAKAVGTFTEPREFNLMFKTIVGAMGTEADTAFLRPETAQGIFVNFKNVVDSTRVKIPFGIAQVGKSFRNEITPRNFTFRSREFEQMEIEFFCHPETSRKWYEYWRDRRMKWYKDLGLAGERLQLRDHDPDELSHYSTGTADIEYAFPFLPEGEFGELEGIAHRGDFDLRSHMEGKLDPNTCPLEVEKGEDGKPKYRGSGKDLTYRDPETNEKFLPHVIEPSAGADRATLAFLCEAYQEDEQPDDKGKMQTRTVMKLHPRIAPIKAAVFPLVKKEGMPEIARDVYRALKAKFPATYDEKGAVGRRYRRQDEAGTPYCITIDGDTLTDKTVTIRDRDSLEQWRVKLDDVVEEIAGRVS
- a CDS encoding LysM peptidoglycan-binding domain-containing protein; the encoded protein is MSSIRPLATITILVCVGVFLYLKINETEPVIPEGVGTFEIEAGLELDDPGADAFATGSTAGSFAMNDGAGPPAFSATTPAGPPPAFNPGAASEAPPAWTPPADASASVGSNELPAMPAVPSVESDATEMADSPMTGGEQAEPVMTVTPSIIIQEEEKPLGIDPEVPLVEPAPSNNVVSTEPAPSTTPTPQTSLFGATRTAVQAALDRGELSQALLLLSDWYGDPSLTPEETAEVNQLLSQLAGTVIYSSEPRLEAPYLVQAGETLQQIAAKYDVPWQLLAKINGLASPAALQTGQELKVIPGPFNAKIDISSRELTLMLGRRYAGRFAIEVDPSLTVEDGNWLVDQKPITPTGGLYSASPGESGESRSIVLSNPSAVGGQVAVLRAATGTSQVAGEPVSRTIKLKQPDVNDLYDILSVGSRVTIQR
- a CDS encoding DUF1499 domain-containing protein; its protein translation is MTDTPKTSSLRKRMVYVLPIAVLALLATVAAQIDDWSRDLTTNFAETSVAAEDPLDRPLAVVAEVEEIEQAIRTFVENQPRWELKGSDSLPSIRSIFLTRKTKWLKFTDDVQVDIHYSQEPILVEISSQSRVGKGDLGQNPRNIRELNRALREQLDVAK
- a CDS encoding DUF2617 family protein, translating into MITVRPKVAELSYQLLGRTVHPELFQIHQYRSVERNGYQAKVWITSSGHVVTWHYGDLVLTEVVGSAAQEMPERRRLKTYKIEGDRVETFQATGGITHETRFSLEPSDPGRFAAYQKELTLQATRAGMLQRFDASGRFEDGALSYVNVDSRDKVFRVQAFHTFPADYAMLKVQSWYRLP